The genomic segment AGCGGCTGCCCAACAGGTAAAGCAGGGTCTCTGCGGGAAGGTTCTGGATTTGGACCTGCTCGGCACCTGGATCTGCTGAATCCCAACGACCGCTGTCGCGGACCACGGTTTCGGTTTTGAGGGTGATCGTACCAGCCGGGGCAACGAGTCGGTTGCACCAGTTCCCGAAGCTGTCCCGGTATCCCTCCACAGGCACGGATGGGGTTGTGATCAGGTAGTCTGGCCGCTCCAGGTCGGACACTCGCGACGAGTGCACATTGAGGATCGCGATCATGGGCGTGACTTGCCCGAGCTCGTACGTCATCTCGCAGCCGACACGGATCCGCATGGTGTCTCCTCATCCACGGAGGAGGGCGAGATTTGGACTACTTTCGATCAAGGCCGAACCTCGCCTGGATGGTGCCGGCAGACGCCCCGGGTATGCCTCTCGATGGCCGCCAAGGCGGCGTCAAGGGAAGCGAACGGTCTATGGTCGATGCCGGCCATGGTCTCCAGAGCATGGCCATCCGGGAGGATTGTGAACTGCTCAGTGGGTGCTTCGGTGATCCGGCCCATGGGGCGGCCGAGCAGGTCCGTCAGGCTCCAACCTTTGCCGTCATCGGTTGGGGTCACGGTGATATCCAAGCGTGCCTCCGGTTCGCGCACGGCCCAGGAAACGGGATGAGCTGTCGGTCTCACTACTAAGGCCTGCAACCGCGCTGTGTTCCCGTTCGCTCTCAGCTTCTTTGTATCGGGCGGATCGGCGACACCCCAGCCGCTTGCGGCTACGGAGTCGTCCTGGACATGGAAGACGGTCTGATCAGCCGCCAGCTTTTCGCCAGTCTGGAGGTCGACGCCATGCTCGACGATCACTCAGGCTTTCCGTTCCACTCCTTCCTGGCCTCGGCTCTCCTGGTCCGCCTGGATCAGGATGCGGATTTCGCCGCCGACCTGGCCGAGTGGCACAATGAAAAGCTTTATGGGGGCAGCCGCGGGACAAGGAGGCCGGGTCCATAGCTTTCCCGGCACTCCTTTGTCTGGCCTGTCCAAAGAATAAGCCGCCCCGTCAGGAGCGGCTTGAAGAGCCAGCACTGAGCTGGCGTTAGATAGGCTCCATCAAGCCTTCTGGAGGTTGGTTGCGGACTCTTTGCCGGAACGGCGATCAGCTTCCACCTCATAAGAAATCTTCTGGCCTTCGACGAGACCGCGCATGCCGGCGCGCTCAAGCGCTGAGGCATGGACGAACACATCCTTGCCGCCATTGTCCGGCTGGATGAAACCATAGCCCTTAGTCTCGTTATACCACTTCACAGTACCAGTCGCCATTGAATATTCCTCAAGTCCGTCAGTTGCGCTTCCGCCAAGTCATCCTGCCGCGTCTGGCCGAGAGGTCAAGCACTTGGTTACTGCTGGATCACAACTTAAATCCTGCATCATGCGCCCAGCATGAGGCCACCGCGGCTTCGACTGCTCTGGCGCCGATTGCAACATGGAATTCTCCCATGCAAGGACTCTACCACGGCGCCGGTTGCAGGCTTTTTGTCACATACCTGTTCCGCGTCGCTTTCGCGGACGGATGTCTCATGCGCACAGAGGTCGATCCTCTAGGTCCTGATAACGGAGAACGACAACAAAGAAGATGAAGAATTTGTTAGGGTTTTGGAGAGAGTTTGATTGCCGTCGTGACGAACCAATTCGCCTTATCTTCGCAGTAGAGCTTGCGCCTCCAGCAAAAGGCAACGCGCATGAGCAAGACGAAGCCCGACATCAATCATTCCCTGCATCCTGCTTTAGAAGAACTGCGGCAAATCCTTGCCAGAGAGCAGACGTTGGAGGCGTTTCTAAAACGCTCTGGCTATGACCCTTCCGCACCTTCCCGACGGGTCAGGGCACGAGAGGCGAGGGAAGTGGCTGAGAAGCGGCGCTGACCTTTCAACCGACGCAGTTTCATAAACAGCTATGAGCAAAATCAGGCTCTGGCGCGAGCTGCTAATGTCCTGCGCCATTCAAGGGCAGCAGCCTGTCTGCGCCGTCTCATAACCGGTAAGGCGACTGCGAGAGTCAGCAGGAACGCCATCGATGCAGACCAAGGGAGGATCACAGGAGACGTCCAGACAGATTGCCGATGGTTGAAGCTTCCTTCAAGCCATCGCACTGCATTCCCTAGATCCATCATGGTCATGACCCTGTTCGCGCCCTGAGGCAGTCCTTGCACTCCTGTCCCAAAGCAGCCCGAAACGGGACATCAGAGTCCTGCCTTCTTTAGAGGAGAGGGCTGATCTGACCCGCATCAGCAGACCAGCCAGAGCATGGTCGCTGGGATATGGTTAACAGCCGTTTAAGAGAAACTCCGCCCGGCTGGGCACCAAAGAGATCTGTGGTCTCTGAGCCCGATGCGCAACGCGGCCAGTCGATTGCGCCAAGGCCACCAGCACATGGCTGTTCGCCATTTGCTTGCGCAATCAGCAGAGAAACCAAAGAGAAACTTTCCTGACATATGCTGGTGAGATCACTGATGTAGATGTTCAGCAGATGCACCGAGGCTTTCATCAGCGGCTTCGGTGCATCTGGCGCTGCCATTGGAAGGAAGTCCTGTAGATGGAACTTGACGACAACGAAGAAGATATCAGGGACTGCCTCCTTGTGACCGCAGGCCACTTCATCGGCATCGGCATCGGCATCTCTGCCACCTATCTTCTGTGGTAGCTGCTCGCCAAAGACCCTCGCAGATCTCGATTGGTGCGCATCGCGACCTCCTGAAGAGGCGCACCATGCCACAGCACCCGTTGCAGACTTCTTGTCAAAATCAATGGCAACGAAATTTCCGGCCCCATCAGACGCATGATCGGCGGCACCATGCCCAGTAGCAACGTCGCGGATCTGGACAGCGAGAAGCCGCGTCCCTCTATCCACATGCCCCACTGGGCCTCGCGCTTGACGCTGCTCATATCCGATGTGAAGTTGAAGCAACTGCAGGACATCAACGGGACTGATGCTGGGGCAGAAGGGGTCGAATATGAGACCGCCGAGTGGCCGTTCTGGTATGTGCCCTAGGTTCGACCGCATAGCCTGACCGCAGTAGGTATCGAAGTACCCGTCGATCATCGCGGTCACCTTTACTATCTACCAGTGCAACATCGACCAGATGGAGCAGGCGGCATGACGCCGGAGCGCTTCGCCCTGATGCAGCTGCTGCTGAACAACGCGAAATTCGACTGGACCTATGGCGACACGGAGTATCTGCGTGAGCCGGTCGATTTCATTCCGCGCTATCCCAAGAACAACGTCGTGGCGGATCTGCCGCGGATCAGAAAGATCGCTTTCACCCTGCATAAGGACCGTGTCGCCATGTTCGACCGCTCCGGCTCCCCGCTGACACCCTTGTTCATGATTGCCTGGGTGGAAGCGGAAGGCTATGTGATCCAGGCTTCCGCCTTCGATGACAATGGGGATGACGTGGCGCAAGATATGATCGGTTGCCCATGCCCAAAGTGCCGGGATCGATGATCAAATATGTCCCTGGGATCATTCCAGCGCCCGATCTTCCTTAAGAATGGAATGGGAAGCCATATCTGCTCTAACCCGATATCGTTCAGGCAGAAGCTGTTCTCATCCAGCCAGACAAAGTAGCAGTATGAGATTCTCCTGTGAGAGGAGCTTGCCACGGATCAGGCTGCCAACTTCTTGTCAAAATTATCCTTATGCGAATACTATTGTAGACGCAATATAGAGATGACACCCCTCTGCAAAGTTCAAATGGCACTCTCCTGCTTTTCGGGGTTGCAGGAGGACGTGCCGCATGACGGTGGTGTCGATGAGCGCCAAGGAGTTTTCCCGGCTGGATGTGCTGATGGATTTAGAAGCCCGTCGGGTGACCGTTCGGGACGCTTGCGGCCTGCTCCGGCTCAAACGCCGACAGGTCTTCCGGCTGTTGAAGGACTTTCGCGCTCGTGGTGCGGCCAGTCTGATCTCCAAGCGGCGTGGCAAACCTGGCAACAACCGCCTGCCGCAACCGGTCCGTGATCTGGTCATGACGATCATCAAGGAGCGCTATCCAGACTTCGGTCCGACGCTGGCTACTGAGAAGCTGCGGGAGACCCATGGTTGTCCCGTGTCCCGAGAGACGGTCCGCAAATGGATGATCGAAGACGGTCTGTGGCTGGATCGCCGCCGACGGCTTCCTTCGGTTCATCAGCCACGCAATCGCCGGGAGCGCAGGGGCGAACTGATCCAGATCGACGGCTCCAAGCATTGGTGGTTCGAGAACCGTGGCCCACAATGCACGCTTCTGGCTTATATCGATGATGCCACCAGCCAGCTCATGCATGCGGCTTTCGTGCCCTCGGAATCCACCTTCGATTATCTGCGTGAGACCCATCGATACGTCGCAGCCCATGGCCGCCCGATCGCCTTCTATTCCGACAAGCACGCCATCTTCCGGGTCAGCAACACAGCGGCGGACGGCGGCGACGGCATGACCCAGTTCGGACGCGCCCTGCATGAGCTCAACATCGACATCCTCTGCGCCAACACGCCGGCTGCCAAGGGCCGCATCGAGCGCTCGTTCGGCACGCTCCAGGATCGCCTGGTCAAGGAGATGCGGCTTGCCGGCATATCGACGATCGAGGCAGCCAACGCCTTCCTGCCGGGGTTCCTGGCCGATCATAACCGGCGTTTCGCCAAGGAGCCCATCAGCCCCTCGGATGCGCACCGTCCGGTGCCGCAGGACATGGTGCTGGAGGATATCTTCGCCTGGAAAGAGGAGCGCACCGTCACCCGCAATCTGACGCTCCAGTACGACAAGGTGCTGTTCCTGCTCGAGCCCACTGAGCTGACGCGCCCTCTCGCCCGCCAGCGTGTGACGGTGATCGACTATCCGGACGGACGGCTGGCGATCCGGCACAACGGGGTCGACCTGCCATACCGCACCTATGACAAGCTGCGGCGGGTGACGCATGCGGCGATTGTCGAGAACAAGCGCCTGAGTGAGGTGCTGGCCTATGTGGCGCAGCGTCAGCAGGAGCGGGACGAGCAGCGCTCGGCCAAGGCGCCGCGCCGGCGGGGGCAGGGCGAGCGTCACATGTTCAAGACACCGTAAGGCGCCCCGGCGGAGCAACCCCGACCAGCTCCGCCGGGGCGCCCTCCCCAACCGGTTTTAGACCCAGGGTGTCATGTCAACTTTGCACGCTAAGTGCCATTTCTGGATTGCGCCGAGACTATAGGTCGCTTGGCCATGTCACCGACGTGATCGACCTACCCCTTCGAGGGCTTGGCGCCGGTCCCTGACAGTCGTACCATCAGGTGTCAACGACGCGGATGACGGCCCATGCACCTGCAGCGCATCGTCCTCCCGAGCGGCCATGTGACCTGGACCGCCTATGACGGCGACGCCATCGTCACCGAGATCCGTGGGATCGCCGACCGCCTGCATCGGCTTCGGTCGACCATCTACCGCGAGATCAAACGGAACTGGGTTCACGATGAAGAGCCGTTGTATCGCGACTATTTCCATGTGGCCGCCGACATGCAAGCTCACGCCGGGCGTCAGCGTCTGGGCAAACTCTCCCGCAAACCGGTGCTGGTAACCTACGTCGTGGATCGCCTCAAAGCTGGATGGTCGCCAGAGCAGATCGCTGGCCGGCTGCGGACATCCAGAGCGCCTGAACGGCTGTCGCATGAGACGATCTACCGGTTCGTCTACAGCTCT from the Microvirga ossetica genome contains:
- a CDS encoding cold-shock protein; translated protein: MATGTVKWYNETKGYGFIQPDNGGKDVFVHASALERAGMRGLVEGQKISYEVEADRRSGKESATNLQKA
- a CDS encoding ISNCY family transposase produces the protein MTVVSMSAKEFSRLDVLMDLEARRVTVRDACGLLRLKRRQVFRLLKDFRARGAASLISKRRGKPGNNRLPQPVRDLVMTIIKERYPDFGPTLATEKLRETHGCPVSRETVRKWMIEDGLWLDRRRRLPSVHQPRNRRERRGELIQIDGSKHWWFENRGPQCTLLAYIDDATSQLMHAAFVPSESTFDYLRETHRYVAAHGRPIAFYSDKHAIFRVSNTAADGGDGMTQFGRALHELNIDILCANTPAAKGRIERSFGTLQDRLVKEMRLAGISTIEAANAFLPGFLADHNRRFAKEPISPSDAHRPVPQDMVLEDIFAWKEERTVTRNLTLQYDKVLFLLEPTELTRPLARQRVTVIDYPDGRLAIRHNGVDLPYRTYDKLRRVTHAAIVENKRLSEVLAYVAQRQQERDEQRSAKAPRRRGQGERHMFKTP